A single genomic interval of Solimonas sp. K1W22B-7 harbors:
- a CDS encoding monovalent cation:proton antiporter-2 (CPA2) family protein — MAVEGQGSDLVKVVALLGAGVVAVPLFKRLGLGSVLGYLAAGLVIGPFGLGWFSDPQAILHVAELGVVMFLFIIGLEMQPTRLWSLRGEIFGLGLSQVLACGVLLTGAAVLFAGLSPAVAFVAAMGFVMTSTATVMLLLDERGETSTPRGQRIVSVLLLEDLAIVPLLAMVAFLAPPSEGVGQSRWLAIGTGVAAIVGLVLAGRWLLNPLFRTLAAAKAREVMTAAALLVVLGAALLMEIGGLSMAMGAFLAGVLLSESTFRHQLEADIEPFRGILLGLFFLSVGMSLDLTVFTSDWRMVIGGTLLFMAIKAAGIYGIGRLYRASHGDALHRTALMAQGGEFAFVLYAAGAAAGVFDSRLSAIFTAIVILSMALTPLVVMSLRWLLPREDQSMDGVDHARGLTGRVLLIGFGRFGQVASQAWLARGIEVAIIDTDTEMIRTAGEFGFKIYYGDGTRLDVLRASGAGKAQVIAVCIDNRESAMKIVQLVRHEFPHVKLLVRAFDREHAIRLIEADVDYQIRETFESASRFGEAALLALGVPAAEAEAVAADVRRRDIERLDQQVTGGINAGTDLLHSNRLKPTPLTEPRHPGEALSPETAAVTRAGD, encoded by the coding sequence ATGGCGGTAGAGGGACAGGGCAGTGACCTGGTCAAGGTGGTGGCCCTGCTGGGCGCCGGCGTCGTTGCCGTGCCGCTGTTCAAGCGCCTGGGCCTGGGCTCGGTGCTGGGCTACCTCGCCGCCGGCCTGGTGATCGGCCCCTTCGGGCTCGGCTGGTTCAGCGATCCGCAGGCGATCCTGCACGTCGCGGAACTCGGCGTGGTCATGTTCCTGTTCATCATCGGCCTGGAGATGCAGCCGACGCGGCTGTGGAGCCTGCGCGGCGAGATCTTCGGCCTGGGCCTGAGCCAGGTGCTGGCCTGCGGCGTGCTGCTCACCGGTGCTGCCGTGCTGTTCGCCGGGCTGTCGCCGGCGGTGGCCTTCGTCGCCGCCATGGGCTTCGTGATGACCTCCACCGCCACCGTCATGCTGCTGCTGGATGAGCGCGGCGAAACCTCCACCCCGCGGGGCCAGCGCATCGTCTCGGTGCTGTTGCTGGAAGACCTGGCGATCGTGCCGCTGCTGGCGATGGTCGCCTTTCTGGCGCCGCCGTCGGAAGGCGTGGGGCAGTCGCGCTGGCTCGCCATCGGCACCGGCGTGGCGGCGATCGTGGGGCTGGTGCTGGCCGGCCGCTGGCTGCTGAACCCGCTGTTCCGCACGCTGGCGGCAGCCAAGGCGCGCGAGGTGATGACCGCCGCGGCCCTGCTGGTGGTGCTGGGCGCCGCCCTGCTGATGGAAATCGGCGGCCTGTCGATGGCGATGGGCGCCTTCCTGGCCGGCGTGCTGCTGTCCGAGTCCACCTTCCGTCACCAGCTGGAAGCCGATATCGAGCCCTTCCGCGGCATCCTGCTGGGCCTGTTCTTCCTCAGCGTCGGCATGTCGCTGGACCTGACGGTGTTCACCAGCGACTGGCGCATGGTCATCGGCGGCACCCTGCTGTTCATGGCGATCAAGGCCGCGGGCATCTACGGCATCGGGCGCCTGTACCGCGCCAGCCACGGCGACGCGCTGCATCGCACGGCGCTGATGGCCCAGGGCGGCGAGTTCGCCTTCGTGCTCTATGCCGCCGGCGCGGCGGCCGGCGTGTTCGACAGCCGCCTCAGTGCGATCTTCACCGCGATCGTGATCCTGTCGATGGCGCTGACGCCGCTGGTGGTGATGTCGCTGCGCTGGCTGCTGCCGCGCGAGGATCAGTCGATGGACGGCGTCGATCACGCCAGGGGACTGACCGGCCGCGTGCTGCTGATCGGCTTCGGCCGCTTCGGCCAGGTGGCCAGCCAGGCCTGGCTGGCGCGCGGCATCGAGGTGGCGATCATCGACACCGACACCGAGATGATCCGCACCGCCGGCGAATTTGGTTTCAAGATCTACTATGGCGACGGTACCCGCCTGGACGTGCTGCGCGCCTCCGGTGCCGGGAAGGCGCAGGTGATCGCGGTGTGCATCGACAACCGCGAGTCGGCGATGAAGATCGTGCAGCTGGTGCGGCACGAGTTCCCGCACGTGAAGCTGCTGGTGCGCGCCTTCGACCGTGAGCACGCCATCCGCCTGATCGAGGCCGACGTGGACTACCAGATCCGCGAGACCTTCGAGTCCGCCAGCCGCTTCGGCGAGGCCGCCTTGCTGGCCCTGGGCGTGCCGGCGGCGGAGGCCGAGGCGGTGGCGGCGGACGTGCGCCGCCGCGACATCGAACGCTTGGACCAGCAGGTCACCGGCGGCATCAATGCCGGCACCGACCTGCTGCACAGCAACCGCCTCAAGCCCACGCCGCTGACCGAGCCGCGCCACCCCGGCGAGGCCCTGAGCCCCGAGACGGCCGCGGTGACACGGGCAGGTGATTAG
- a CDS encoding YceI family protein, which yields MLIRRMLSLALAAALMPALASAASYEIETYHTYPSLEMTHMGISIWRGKFNKSSGTVTMDRKARTGTVDIQTEIASVDFGLDEMNKHAVSEDWLNAGKYPTMSYKGKLVFGKGKGDTPTAVDGELTLRGVTRPLKLKINSFKCIDHPFYKKEACGADAEGTLDRVDYGMTQYADNGAGKILIRIQVEAIKKD from the coding sequence ATGCTGATCCGCCGCATGCTGTCCCTGGCGCTCGCCGCCGCCCTGATGCCCGCCCTGGCTTCCGCTGCCAGCTACGAGATCGAGACCTACCATACCTACCCGAGCCTGGAGATGACCCACATGGGTATCTCGATCTGGCGCGGCAAGTTCAACAAGAGCTCCGGCACGGTGACGATGGACCGCAAGGCCAGGACCGGCACGGTGGACATCCAGACCGAGATTGCCAGCGTCGACTTCGGCCTGGACGAGATGAACAAGCATGCGGTTTCGGAGGACTGGCTCAATGCCGGGAAGTATCCGACGATGAGCTACAAGGGAAAGCTGGTGTTCGGCAAGGGCAAGGGCGATACCCCCACCGCGGTAGACGGCGAACTCACCCTGCGCGGCGTGACCCGGCCGCTGAAGCTGAAGATCAACAGCTTCAAGTGCATCGACCATCCGTTCTACAAGAAGGAAGCCTGCGGTGCGGACGCCGAGGGCACACTGGATCGTGTCGATTACGGCATGACGCAGTACGCCGACAATGGTGCGGGCAAGATCCTGATCCGCATCCAGGTGGAAGCGATCAAGAAGGACTGA
- a CDS encoding DUF1428 domain-containing protein encodes MAYIDGFVVPVPKKNVEAYRKVARKAGKVWKEYGALEYVECLADDVKPGKLTSFPQSVKLKADEVVVFSYIIYKSRKQRDSILAKVMKDPRLANMDPTIFDGKRMFWGGFKPIVTL; translated from the coding sequence ATGGCTTACATTGATGGTTTCGTGGTGCCGGTGCCGAAGAAGAATGTCGAGGCTTACCGCAAGGTCGCGCGCAAGGCCGGCAAGGTCTGGAAGGAATACGGCGCGCTGGAGTACGTCGAATGCCTGGCCGACGACGTCAAGCCGGGCAAGCTCACGTCCTTTCCGCAGAGCGTGAAGCTCAAGGCCGATGAAGTCGTGGTGTTCTCCTACATCATCTACAAGTCACGCAAGCAGCGCGACAGCATCCTGGCCAAGGTGATGAAGGATCCGCGCCTGGCCAACATGGATCCGACGATCTTCGACGGCAAGCGCATGTTCTGGGGTGGCTTCAAGCCGATCGTCACGCTTTGA
- a CDS encoding VOC family protein: MSTQIFVNLPVKDLPASMDFFKRLGFGFNTQFTDDTAACMVIGDNIYAMLLTHEKFRSFTPNPVCDAHKSTEVLVCLSRDSREAVEEMVQQAVKAGGRSYSEAKDHGFMYQHGFQDLDGHIWELIHMSPEAPQG, encoded by the coding sequence ATGAGCACGCAAATCTTCGTCAATCTTCCGGTGAAGGACCTGCCGGCCTCGATGGACTTCTTCAAGCGCCTGGGCTTCGGCTTCAACACGCAGTTCACCGACGACACCGCCGCCTGCATGGTGATCGGCGACAACATCTACGCGATGCTGCTGACCCACGAGAAATTCCGCAGCTTCACGCCCAACCCGGTCTGCGACGCGCACAAGAGCACCGAGGTGCTGGTCTGCCTCAGCCGCGACAGCCGCGAGGCGGTGGAGGAGATGGTCCAGCAGGCGGTGAAGGCCGGCGGCAGGAGCTACAGCGAGGCCAAGGACCACGGCTTCATGTACCAGCATGGCTTCCAGGATCTCGACGGTCACATCTGGGAGCTGATCCACATGTCCCCCGAGGCGCCGCAGGGCTAG
- a CDS encoding YciI family protein, with the protein MRVMVLIKADQNSEAGVMPDQQLLTQMGQYNEELVKAGIMLAGEGLHPSSKGARVRFSGQQRSVIDGPFAETKELLAGFWLWQVRSMEEAIEWVKRCPNPMGVECEVEIRPVFEMEDFGAELTPELRAQEERLREQITTQH; encoded by the coding sequence ATGCGCGTAATGGTTTTGATCAAGGCGGACCAGAATTCCGAAGCCGGCGTGATGCCGGACCAGCAGCTGCTGACCCAGATGGGCCAGTACAACGAGGAGCTGGTGAAGGCCGGCATCATGCTCGCCGGCGAAGGCCTGCACCCCAGCTCCAAGGGCGCCCGCGTGCGCTTCTCGGGCCAGCAGCGCTCCGTCATCGACGGCCCCTTCGCCGAGACCAAGGAACTGCTGGCCGGCTTCTGGCTGTGGCAGGTGCGCTCGATGGAAGAGGCGATCGAGTGGGTCAAGCGCTGCCCCAACCCGATGGGCGTCGAATGCGAGGTGGAGATCCGCCCGGTGTTCGAGATGGAGGATTTCGGCGCCGAGCTGACCCCGGAACTGCGCGCCCAGGAAGAGCGCCTGCGCGAGCAGATCACCACGCAGCACTGA
- a CDS encoding YciI family protein → MLFMIIRKDDALTESGTLPGPQMLEAMGRYRDELAAAGVYRGGDGLLPSALGAKLRYSQGRTTVTDGPFTDAKEVIAGFVLLETGSLTEAVRWARRCPSLAGGDAEIEIRQLAEAAHFPPEAQPALARMPWSTVSAQAITRIGDIA, encoded by the coding sequence ATGCTTTTCATGATCATCCGCAAGGACGATGCCCTCACCGAGTCAGGCACCCTGCCCGGCCCGCAGATGCTCGAGGCCATGGGCCGCTACCGCGACGAACTGGCCGCGGCCGGCGTCTATCGCGGCGGCGATGGCCTGCTGCCCAGCGCCCTCGGAGCGAAGCTGCGCTATTCGCAGGGCCGCACGACGGTCACCGACGGCCCCTTCACCGATGCCAAGGAAGTCATCGCCGGCTTCGTGCTGCTGGAAACGGGCTCGCTGACCGAAGCGGTGCGCTGGGCGCGGCGCTGCCCCTCGCTGGCCGGCGGCGATGCCGAGATCGAAATCCGCCAGCTGGCGGAGGCCGCCCACTTCCCGCCGGAGGCGCAGCCGGCGCTGGCCCGCATGCCCTGGAGCACCGTCTCGGCGCAGGCTATCACCCGCATTGGAGATATCGCATGA
- a CDS encoding MAPEG family protein: MNPQYPALGAYALTSILLVLNLLFLWGYSGATRGRTKIAINPEDAARFGGTLRDTDPPEVARVLRAHRNAEAAIYPFLLLGLVYVLLGGGLKLASALFAVFVFARYVHSWAYLSATQPWRTISFIIGGLATIVLLLDIAWMLLRG; the protein is encoded by the coding sequence ATGAACCCGCAATATCCGGCACTGGGCGCCTACGCGCTCACCTCCATCCTGCTGGTGCTGAACCTGCTGTTCCTCTGGGGCTACAGCGGCGCGACGCGCGGCAGGACGAAGATCGCGATCAACCCCGAGGACGCCGCGCGATTCGGCGGAACGCTGCGCGACACCGATCCGCCGGAAGTGGCGCGCGTGCTGCGCGCGCACCGCAACGCCGAGGCGGCGATCTACCCGTTCCTGCTGCTGGGCCTGGTGTATGTGCTGCTCGGCGGCGGCCTGAAGCTGGCCAGCGCGCTGTTCGCGGTGTTCGTGTTCGCCCGTTACGTGCATTCCTGGGCCTATCTTTCAGCGACCCAGCCCTGGCGCACCATCAGTTTCATCATCGGCGGCCTGGCCACCATCGTCCTGCTGCTGGACATTGCCTGGATGCTGCTGCGCGGCTGA
- a CDS encoding VOC family protein, with amino-acid sequence MNIQPYLMFDGRCEEALEFYKKTVGAQVEMILRFSESPEPNPGLAPGNENKIMHSSFRIGESTIMASDGMCNGTTRFGGFSLSLNLKAEADADKAYAALSEGGRADMPLQKTFFSPRFGALTDKFGINWLIHVV; translated from the coding sequence ATGAATATCCAACCCTACCTGATGTTCGACGGCCGCTGCGAAGAGGCCCTGGAGTTCTACAAGAAGACCGTGGGCGCGCAGGTCGAAATGATCCTGCGCTTCAGCGAAAGCCCGGAGCCGAATCCCGGCCTCGCTCCGGGCAACGAGAACAAGATCATGCACTCCTCCTTCCGCATCGGCGAAAGCACGATCATGGCCTCCGACGGCATGTGCAACGGCACCACCCGCTTCGGCGGCTTCTCGCTGTCGCTGAACCTCAAGGCCGAGGCCGACGCGGACAAGGCCTACGCAGCGCTGTCCGAGGGCGGCCGCGCCGACATGCCGCTGCAGAAGACCTTCTTCTCGCCGCGCTTCGGGGCCCTGACCGACAAGTTCGGCATCAACTGGCTGATCCACGTCGTCTGA
- a CDS encoding YciI family protein produces MRFMMLMIPGGYESAPAGTMPDAKAVEAMMKYNSALQEAGVLLALDGLHPPSMGARVSFQGGRPKVTDGPFAEAREVLGGYWMIQVKSREEAIEWARRCPGGDNEVIEIRQVQEFEDFPADVQEAASDFKDMQQNIGQKG; encoded by the coding sequence ATGCGTTTCATGATGCTGATGATTCCCGGCGGCTACGAGAGTGCCCCCGCCGGAACCATGCCCGACGCCAAGGCCGTCGAGGCGATGATGAAGTACAACAGCGCGCTGCAGGAGGCCGGCGTGCTGCTGGCCCTGGACGGCCTGCACCCGCCCTCGATGGGCGCCCGCGTGTCCTTCCAGGGCGGCAGGCCCAAGGTCACCGACGGCCCCTTCGCAGAGGCCAGGGAAGTGCTGGGCGGCTACTGGATGATCCAGGTGAAGTCGCGCGAGGAGGCCATCGAGTGGGCCCGGCGCTGCCCGGGCGGCGACAACGAAGTGATCGAGATCCGCCAGGTGCAGGAGTTCGAGGACTTCCCCGCCGACGTGCAGGAAGCCGCGTCCGACTTCAAGGACATGCAGCAGAACATAGGCCAGAAGGGCTGA
- a CDS encoding SRPBCC family protein yields the protein MIKKILIALALAIAALLGYAATQPDIFRVERSTVVQAPAEQIYPLIADFHRWTQWSPYEKLDPALKRTYGGAESGLGASYAWEGDKNVGSGRMEITEATAPSKIGIKLDFMVPFEAHNQAEFTLQPEGSGTRVSWAMHGPANFMSKLMGTLFNMDKMVGGDFEKGLATLKSVAEATPAAPAEIPAAAPVQEPAPAAAAAGA from the coding sequence ATGATCAAGAAAATCCTCATTGCGCTGGCACTGGCGATCGCCGCCCTGCTGGGCTACGCCGCCACGCAGCCCGACATCTTCCGCGTCGAACGCTCCACCGTCGTGCAGGCACCGGCGGAGCAGATCTACCCGCTCATCGCCGACTTCCATCGCTGGACCCAGTGGTCGCCCTACGAGAAGCTCGATCCCGCGCTGAAGCGGACCTACGGCGGCGCCGAAAGCGGCCTGGGCGCGAGCTACGCCTGGGAGGGCGACAAGAACGTCGGCTCCGGCCGCATGGAAATCACTGAAGCGACGGCGCCCTCGAAGATCGGCATCAAGCTCGATTTCATGGTCCCCTTCGAGGCTCACAACCAGGCCGAGTTCACCCTGCAGCCCGAGGGCAGCGGCACACGCGTCAGCTGGGCCATGCACGGCCCCGCCAACTTCATGTCCAAGCTGATGGGCACGCTGTTCAACATGGACAAGATGGTCGGCGGCGATTTCGAGAAGGGCCTCGCGACGCTGAAGTCCGTGGCGGAAGCCACACCCGCCGCCCCGGCGGAAATCCCCGCGGCAGCCCCGGTCCAAGAACCGGCCCCTGCAGCCGCCGCAGCGGGCGCCTGA
- a CDS encoding YciI family protein: protein MKKYLCLGYYDVEKFKAMSPADRQALVSQCPPRDAALHATGRVLFAGALADPGDWACLRPRNGKPVVTDGPYTEARELVGGLFMIEAADITEAIAIASKHPAAELGEQVGWGIEILPIGHYIPGQAA from the coding sequence ATGAAGAAGTATCTCTGCCTGGGCTACTACGACGTGGAGAAGTTCAAGGCCATGAGTCCGGCCGACAGGCAGGCCCTGGTCAGCCAGTGCCCGCCCCGCGACGCCGCATTGCATGCCACAGGTCGCGTGCTGTTCGCAGGCGCCCTGGCCGACCCGGGGGACTGGGCCTGCCTGCGCCCCCGCAATGGCAAGCCGGTCGTCACCGACGGCCCTTACACCGAGGCCAGGGAACTGGTCGGCGGCCTGTTCATGATCGAGGCCGCCGACATCACCGAGGCCATCGCCATCGCCTCGAAGCACCCGGCGGCGGAACTCGGCGAGCAGGTCGGCTGGGGCATCGAGATCCTGCCGATCGGCCACTACATTCCGGGCCAGGCCGCGTGA
- a CDS encoding RNA polymerase sigma factor → MESPRLIAGLTRLLRDVGLAEEMAQDALVSALEQWPESGVPDNPGAWLMATAKHRAIDRLRRLKLAERKHEELGREMQEQELAMPDFDTALDDDIGDDLLRLMFIACHPVLSTEARTALTLRLLGGLSTDEIARAFLVSEPTVAQRIVRAKRTLSEARVPFEVPRSAELGERLGSVLEVIYLVFNEGYAATAGDDWMRPTLCEEALRLGRILAGLASQEPEVHGLVALMEIQASRQHARVGPNGEPVLLLEQNRARWDLLLIQRGLKALRRAEQLGGGLGPYALQAAIAACHARARRAEDTDWPRIAALYDALSQLMPSPVVDLNRAVALAMAYGPAAGLELVDALQSEAALKNYHLLPGVRGDLLFKLGRLDEARTEFERAAALTRNSRERDLMLRRAAECGEQRLH, encoded by the coding sequence ATGGAATCGCCGCGCCTGATCGCCGGCCTGACGCGCCTGCTGCGCGACGTCGGCCTGGCCGAGGAGATGGCGCAGGACGCGCTGGTGTCGGCGCTGGAGCAGTGGCCGGAATCCGGCGTGCCGGACAACCCGGGCGCCTGGCTGATGGCCACGGCCAAGCATCGCGCGATCGACCGCCTGCGCCGCCTCAAGCTGGCCGAGCGCAAGCACGAGGAACTGGGCCGCGAGATGCAGGAACAGGAGCTGGCCATGCCCGACTTCGACACGGCGCTGGACGACGACATCGGCGACGACCTGCTGCGCCTGATGTTCATCGCCTGCCACCCGGTACTGTCCACCGAGGCGCGTACGGCGCTGACGCTGCGCCTGCTCGGCGGCCTCTCCACCGACGAGATCGCCCGCGCCTTCCTGGTGTCCGAGCCGACCGTGGCGCAGCGCATCGTGCGCGCCAAGCGCACGCTGTCGGAGGCGCGCGTGCCCTTCGAGGTGCCGCGCAGCGCCGAACTGGGCGAACGCCTGGGCTCGGTGCTCGAGGTGATCTACCTGGTCTTCAACGAGGGCTATGCCGCCACCGCGGGCGACGACTGGATGCGCCCGACGCTGTGCGAGGAAGCCCTGCGCCTGGGTCGCATCCTCGCCGGCCTGGCATCGCAAGAGCCCGAGGTGCATGGCCTGGTGGCGCTGATGGAAATCCAGGCCTCGCGCCAGCATGCACGCGTCGGCCCCAACGGTGAGCCGGTGCTGTTGCTGGAACAGAACCGCGCACGCTGGGACCTGCTGCTGATCCAGCGCGGCCTCAAGGCCCTGCGCCGTGCCGAGCAGCTCGGCGGCGGCCTGGGGCCTTACGCATTGCAGGCCGCGATCGCGGCCTGCCACGCGCGGGCACGCCGCGCCGAGGACACCGACTGGCCGCGCATCGCCGCGCTCTACGACGCCTTGTCGCAACTGATGCCCTCGCCGGTGGTGGACCTCAACCGCGCCGTGGCGCTGGCCATGGCCTACGGCCCTGCCGCGGGGCTGGAACTGGTCGACGCGCTGCAGTCGGAAGCGGCGCTGAAGAACTACCACCTGCTGCCCGGCGTGCGCGGCGACCTGCTGTTCAAGCTCGGCCGCCTCGACGAGGCGCGCACGGAATTCGAGCGCGCCGCCGCACTGACCCGCAACAGCCGCGAGCGCGACCTGATGCTGCGGCGCGCGGCGGAGTGCGGGGAGCAGCGGCTGCATTGA